In the Micromonospora narathiwatensis genome, one interval contains:
- the lipA gene encoding lipoyl synthase — protein sequence MTAVARRSSTGTVRRRLGFVTIEHSTPTTPQANRSSTVAPEGRRLLRIEARNAETPIERKPPWIKVKAKMGPEYTQLRGLVSREGLHTVCQEAGCPNIYECWEDREATFLIGGDQCTRRCDFCQIDTGKPAEFDADEPRRVAESVAAMGLRYATITGVARDDLPDGGAWLYAETVRQIHALRSGCGVELLIPDFNAVPEQLAEVFGARPEVLAHNVETVPRIFKRIRPAFRYERSLDVIRQARAAGLVTKSNLILGMGEERAEVSQALRDLHEAGCELITITQYLRPSPRHHPVTRWVKPEEFVELREEAEEIGFAGVMSGPLVRSSYRAGRLYQQALSAREGAVAAG from the coding sequence GTGACGGCGGTCGCCCGACGTTCATCGACCGGCACCGTCCGGCGTAGGCTCGGATTCGTGACGATCGAGCACTCCACGCCGACGACCCCGCAGGCCAACCGCAGCAGCACGGTGGCACCCGAGGGGCGGCGGCTGCTGCGGATCGAGGCGCGCAACGCCGAGACGCCGATCGAGCGAAAGCCGCCGTGGATCAAGGTCAAGGCCAAGATGGGGCCGGAGTACACCCAGCTGCGCGGGCTGGTCTCGCGCGAGGGGCTGCACACGGTCTGCCAGGAGGCCGGCTGCCCCAACATCTACGAGTGCTGGGAGGACCGGGAGGCCACCTTCCTCATCGGTGGCGACCAGTGCACCCGGCGCTGCGACTTCTGCCAGATCGACACCGGCAAGCCGGCCGAGTTCGACGCCGATGAGCCCCGCCGGGTCGCCGAGTCGGTCGCCGCGATGGGCCTGCGCTACGCCACCATCACCGGCGTCGCCCGCGACGACCTGCCCGACGGCGGCGCCTGGCTCTACGCCGAGACGGTCCGGCAGATCCACGCCCTCCGGTCCGGCTGCGGCGTCGAGCTGCTGATCCCCGACTTCAACGCGGTGCCGGAGCAGCTCGCCGAGGTGTTCGGCGCCCGCCCCGAGGTGCTGGCGCACAACGTGGAGACCGTGCCGCGGATCTTCAAGCGGATCCGGCCGGCGTTCCGCTACGAGCGCTCCCTCGACGTGATCCGCCAGGCGCGGGCCGCTGGCCTGGTCACCAAGAGCAACCTGATCCTCGGCATGGGCGAGGAGCGGGCCGAGGTCTCCCAGGCGCTGCGCGACCTGCACGAGGCCGGCTGCGAGCTGATCACCATCACGCAGTACCTGCGCCCCTCCCCCCGGCACCACCCGGTCACCCGCTGGGTCAAGCCGGAGGAGTTCGTCGAGCTGCGCGAGGAGGCCGAGGAGATCGGCTTCGCCGGCGTGATGAGCGGTCCGCTGGTCCGGTCGTCGTACCGCGCCGGGCGGCTCTACCAGCAGGCGCTCTCCGCCCGCGAGGGGGCGGTCGCCGCCGGCTGA